CATTTTCACAGGATATCTTAAAAGGTCCAAATTTTGATAAGATAACACTTTTAAAAAACAAAAAATCAAAGGTACAATTCTCAGCTCAGGTTTCATATAACAAGCTTGTCATAACAATAAAAGAAAATCTTACTCCAAAAGCTCAGTATCTATTGACAATTCCAAAAAATGCTCTAAAGTCAGCTAAAGGAGATTATAACCCAGAACTTAAGTACACATTTATTCCACAAACTTTTTCAACAAACCTTTCTGGAAGAATTATGATTGCAGGGTCAACATCTGTTCAGCCACTTGCTGATGAACTTGCAAAATATTTTATGCAGCAATATCCAAAAGTATCAATTGAGGTTCAAGGTGGAGGCTCATCAGTGGGAATAAAATCTGCTATTCAAGGAATTGTAGACATTGGAACATCATCAAGAGAACTGACAGAGGATGAATCAAAACAGCTATCAGCAAAAGGCTGGCAAGAGATAAAAATTGCAGAAGATGGCATTGCAGTTATTGTTCACAAATCCAATCCTGTGTCAAACCTCTCAATTGAACAAATTAGAGACATATTCTCTGGCAAGATTAAAAACTGGAAAGAGGTTGGCGGTAAAGACGCTAAAATAGTTGTTGTCACAAGAGAAGAAGGTTCTGGTACAAGAGGCGCGTTTGAAGAAATAGTTATGGGAAAATCATCAAAGATAACAGACTCAGCAATTGTCCAGCCATCAACTGGTGCTGTAAAAACAACAGTTTCACAGGATGAAAATGCAATTGGATATATATCAATTGGCGTATTAGATAGCACAGTAAAAGGTGTCAAGGTTGAAGGTGTTGAACCATCAGAAAAGAACGTAAAGCTCGGAAAATACAAAATTAAAAGACCATTTCTCTTCTTAGTTTCCAAAAATCCAAGCAAGGTAACAAAAGCATTTGTTGATTTTGTCCTCTCTGATGAAGGTCAGGCAATTGTAGCTAAAAACTATATCTCAGTTAAGTAAAATTTATAAAACTAAAATAAAGGGGTGAATTTAGTAAATGAAAAATGTTTTTTTGAGAAGAAAAAATATACTTATTTCAGTAATTTTAATCCTATGTCTAATTTTATCAACTCTTTCATTTGCTCAACAAGATATAAACGATAATGAAAATAGAGTCAAAAATGTTATTTTAATGATTCCTGATGGTATGACAATAGCCCACATAACGCTTGCTCGCTGGTATCAAGATGGAAAACCTTTGGCAATGGACGAACTTGCCTGTGGGCTTGTAAGAACATATTCAGCAAACAATCCAATTACAGACTCAGCACCAGCTGCAACAGCTTATGCTACAGGGTATAAAACCCAAAACAGGTACCTTTCCATATATCCTGAGATTGTTTCAATGCCAGGAGTTGGGCAAGTAGAGGAAAAAGATTTTTATAAGCCTATAATAACTATATTGGAAGCAGCTAAAAATTTAGGAAAATCAACAGGTCTTGTTTTCACATGCCAGTTTCCGCACGCAACACCTGCTGCTTTTGCCTCACATACAGACAACAGAAATGATTATGAATCTATAGCCGAGCAGATGGTTTATAACCATGTTGATGTTGTGCTCGGTGGAGGGTACAAATACATTGACAAAAATCAGAGAAAAGACAAGGAAGATTTGGCAGGTTACTTGAAGCAAAATGGCATTTTTGTTACAACAAACTGGCATGATGCAAAAAACTTTTTAGGAAAGAAAATCTGGGGACTTTTTGCCCAGGACGCAATGCAATATGATTTTGACAGAAATGGCACAGGTGAACCGTCTTTAGCAGAGATGACTCAAAAAGCACTCCAGATTCTGTCCAAGAATAGAAACGGATTTTTCTTAATGGTTGAAGGCAGCCAAATTGACTGGGCATCACATGCAAACGACCCCGTTGGAGTTGTATCAGAGGTTTTGGCATTTGACAAGGCTGTCAAAGTAGCTTTAGACTTTGCAAAGTCAAGAGATGATACAGCTGTAATTATTGCACCAGACCATACCAATGGTGGTATGACACTTGGAATAGGAACAACTTCAATTGACAGTATACTATTGAATCATTTTCTGAGGTACATCAGAGAAGCAACAAGAACGGCAGCAGTAGCAGAAAAAATACTTGGAAACAATAGAACAGATGAAAATATCAAAAAGGTAGTATCACAGTATTATGGCATTGACAATCTCACACAGGATGAAATAAATGCAATCAAAAACGCTCCTCAGGGAAGGTTAAACTATGTATTAGGTCCAATTATAAGCAAGCGATCATACATTGGTTGGACTTCAAATGAACACACAGGTGAAGAGGTTGTTTTATATGCATATCACCCAAAAGATTACATTCCAAGAGGTGTTATTGAAAACACAGAGGTCTGTGACTACATGGCAGAAATTCTTGGTATTGACCTTGGAAGCTTTAATGAAAATGCATATATCTCAAACATTGACTTAGAAGAAAAAGGATATGATGTTTCCATTGACACAAGTAACCCGTCAAATATTCAGCTTGTAATAAACAAAGGAAGTAAAACGTACATCATCCCGCAAAACAAAAATGTTGTTTTAGAAGGTTATAATCAGTATAAGTTAAAATATGTAAGTGTGTACATTCCAAGTGCGAAAAGGTTCTTTGTATCAAGTGAGATAGAAAGTTTGATTAAATGACTTTAACATTTAAAATCATGGTCGCTCAATAAGTTGAGCGGCCTTTTTGTTTTATTTAAAAACAAAAAAATACCTCCTCTTTTATGAGGAGGTCTGCGGGGATTTTTTATTTATTCTAACGATTATTTCGTAGTATGCGTCTGTTTTGTTTTCTTTTATATCATAATTTATATCAGTTTTTTGGAATATTTTCAAGGCCTTTTTTATGGTATTATATACCACTCTGCAATCGTTCATAGAAATTTTTATTACTCTCGAAGTTTTAGCAATCTTTTTACCACTCAGAAAATCTGATATAAGCCTTTCTGTCTGTGATACGGTAAGATTACCTTCAATTATTCGCGATAATATATATTTCATATCCTCTTGCGATTCAAGTTTTAATAGCGCTCGTGCATGACGTTCTGAAAGACCATGTTCACGTATCACCCATCTTATATCTGCTGGCAACTGCAAAAGTCTTATTTTATTAGCAATGGCAGACTGAGTCTTACCCACCCTTTTTGCAATCTCAACTTGGGTGAGTCCAAACTCGT
The sequence above is drawn from the Caldicellulosiruptor bescii DSM 6725 genome and encodes:
- a CDS encoding phosphate ABC transporter substrate-binding protein PstS family protein; the encoded protein is MKKVFFKKVITLIALYCFMSTICLIPLMSYSQSLTVKSKSLPSSTTQKQIIITFSQDILKGPNFDKITLLKNKKSKVQFSAQVSYNKLVITIKENLTPKAQYLLTIPKNALKSAKGDYNPELKYTFIPQTFSTNLSGRIMIAGSTSVQPLADELAKYFMQQYPKVSIEVQGGGSSVGIKSAIQGIVDIGTSSRELTEDESKQLSAKGWQEIKIAEDGIAVIVHKSNPVSNLSIEQIRDIFSGKIKNWKEVGGKDAKIVVVTREEGSGTRGAFEEIVMGKSSKITDSAIVQPSTGAVKTTVSQDENAIGYISIGVLDSTVKGVKVEGVEPSEKNVKLGKYKIKRPFLFLVSKNPSKVTKAFVDFVLSDEGQAIVAKNYISVK
- a CDS encoding ParB/RepB/Spo0J family partition protein translates to MFSLLIRQTNKGDIEKEIYYIEDVPIEKILPNPYQPRVNFDERLIEELAVSIKTYGLLQPIIVRKKGEYYYLIAGERRLRACKHLGYSKIKAVVINVTDIESAILALIENIQRQDLDFFEEAQGYKQLSDEFGLTQVEIAKRVGKTQSAIANKIRLLQLPADIRWVIREHGLSERHARALLKLESQEDMKYILSRIIEGNLTVSQTERLISDFLSGKKIAKTSRVIKISMNDCRVVYNTIKKALKIFQKTDINYDIKENKTDAYYEIIVRINKKSPQTSS
- a CDS encoding alkaline phosphatase; the encoded protein is MKNVFLRRKNILISVILILCLILSTLSFAQQDINDNENRVKNVILMIPDGMTIAHITLARWYQDGKPLAMDELACGLVRTYSANNPITDSAPAATAYATGYKTQNRYLSIYPEIVSMPGVGQVEEKDFYKPIITILEAAKNLGKSTGLVFTCQFPHATPAAFASHTDNRNDYESIAEQMVYNHVDVVLGGGYKYIDKNQRKDKEDLAGYLKQNGIFVTTNWHDAKNFLGKKIWGLFAQDAMQYDFDRNGTGEPSLAEMTQKALQILSKNRNGFFLMVEGSQIDWASHANDPVGVVSEVLAFDKAVKVALDFAKSRDDTAVIIAPDHTNGGMTLGIGTTSIDSILLNHFLRYIREATRTAAVAEKILGNNRTDENIKKVVSQYYGIDNLTQDEINAIKNAPQGRLNYVLGPIISKRSYIGWTSNEHTGEEVVLYAYHPKDYIPRGVIENTEVCDYMAEILGIDLGSFNENAYISNIDLEEKGYDVSIDTSNPSNIQLVINKGSKTYIIPQNKNVVLEGYNQYKLKYVSVYIPSAKRFFVSSEIESLIK